The following proteins come from a genomic window of Acinonyx jubatus isolate Ajub_Pintada_27869175 chromosome C1, VMU_Ajub_asm_v1.0, whole genome shotgun sequence:
- the PPP1R8 gene encoding nuclear inhibitor of protein phosphatase 1 isoform X2: MGGEDDELKGLLGLPEEETELDNLTEFNTAHNKRISTLTIEEGNLDIQRPKRKRKNSRVTFSEDDEIINPEDVDPSVGRFRNMVQTAVVPVKKKRVEGPGSLGLEESGSRRMQNFAFSGGLYGGLPPTHSEAGSQPHGIHGTALIGGLPMPYPNLAPDVDLTPVVPSAVNMNPAPNPAVYNPEAVNEPKKKKYAKEAWPGKKPTPSLLI, encoded by the exons ATGGGTGGAGAGGATGATGAACTCAAGGGCTTACTGGGGCTTCCAGAGGAGGAGACCGAGCTTGAT AACCTGACAGAGTTCAACACTGCCCACAACAAGCGGATTTCCACCCTGACCATTGAGGAGGGGAATCTCGACATTCAGAgaccaaagagaaagaggaagaactcACGGGTGACTTTCAGTGAGGATGACGAGATCATCAATCCAG AGGATGTGGATCCCTCAGTTGGTCGCTTCCGGAACATGGTGCAGACTGCAGTGGTCCCAGTCAAG AAGAAGCGGGTGGAAGGCCCTGGCTCCCTGGGCCTGGAGGAATCAGGGAGCAGGCGCATGCAGAACTTTGCATTCAGTGGAGGACTCTACGGGGGCCTGCCCCCCACGCACAGTGAAGCCGGCTCTCAGCCACACGGCATCCATGGGACAGCACTCATCGGTGGCTTGCCCATGCCATACCCGAACCTCGCCCCTGACGTGGACTTGACTCCCGTCGTGCCGTCAGCAGTAAACATGAACCCTGCACCAAATCCTGCAGTCTATAACCCCGAAGCTGTCAATGAacccaagaagaagaaatacGCAAAAGAGGCTTGGCCGGGCAAGAAGCCTACACCTTCCTTACTGATTTGA